The following are encoded together in the Mustela nigripes isolate SB6536 chromosome 11, MUSNIG.SB6536, whole genome shotgun sequence genome:
- the MYL10 gene encoding myosin regulatory light chain 10 — MFDQSQIQEFKEAFTIMDQNRDGFIDKEDLRDTFAALGRINVKNEELEAMVKEAPGPINFTVFLTMFGEKLKGTDPEETILHAFKVFDTEGKGFIKADFIKEKLMTQADRFSEDEVKQMFAAFPPDACGNLDYQNLCYVITHGEEKD, encoded by the exons ATGTTTGATCAGTCCCAGATCCAGGAGTTTAAAGAG GCCTTCACCATCATGGACCAGAACCGGGATGGCTTCATTGACAAGGAGGACCTGAGGGACACCTTTGCCGCCTTGG gccgCATCAATGTGAAGAATGAGGAGCTGGAAGCCATGGTGAAGGAGGCGCCTGGACCCATCAACTTCACCGTCTTCCTGACCATGTTTGGGGAGAAGCTGAAGG GTACGGACCCCGAGGAGACCATCCTCCATGCCTTCAAGGTGTTTGACACTGAAGGGAAAGGTTTCATCAAGGCTGATTT CATCAAAGAGAAGCTCATGACCCAGGCCGACCGGTTCAGTGAGGACGAG gtcAAGCAGATGTTTGCGGCTTTCCCGCCAGATGCGTGCGGTAACCTGGATTACCAGAACCTGTGTTACGTCATCAcgcatggagaggagaaggactAG